The following proteins come from a genomic window of Actinomycetota bacterium:
- a CDS encoding sulfite exporter TauE/SafE family protein — protein MRKLVLFGMVGALAQLIDGALGMAYGLTSTTLLVAVGTVPAAASATVHLAELGTTAVSGVSHWRFGNVDWRTVRWMTFPGAVGAFIGAVVLSSLSGDTAKPWVAGILSVLGVYVLFRFLGKVRGPRPRAGRPLPSALLAPLGLGAGFLDAVGGGGWGPVGTPTLLASGRMEPRKVIGSIDTGEFLVALGASLGFLVSLSWSQVPLTLVVLLLAGGLVAAPLAAWLVKHLAPRKLGVIVGAAILLTNARTLASTFGVEGAWRAAMYLAIVAVVGALAAWRLTQSRQRRRAKALAAAQPLPEPVGA, from the coding sequence ATGCGCAAGCTGGTGCTGTTCGGGATGGTCGGGGCGCTGGCCCAGCTGATCGACGGCGCCCTGGGCATGGCCTACGGCCTGACCTCGACCACCCTGCTGGTCGCGGTCGGCACCGTCCCGGCGGCCGCCTCGGCCACCGTGCACCTGGCCGAGCTGGGCACCACCGCGGTGTCGGGCGTCTCCCACTGGCGCTTCGGCAACGTCGACTGGCGGACGGTGCGCTGGATGACCTTCCCGGGAGCGGTCGGCGCCTTCATCGGCGCGGTCGTGCTGTCCTCGCTCAGCGGCGACACGGCCAAGCCCTGGGTGGCGGGCATCCTCAGCGTGCTCGGCGTCTACGTGCTGTTCCGCTTCCTCGGCAAGGTCCGCGGCCCCCGGCCCCGCGCCGGCCGGCCGCTGCCCTCGGCCCTGCTGGCCCCCCTCGGCCTCGGCGCCGGCTTCCTGGATGCCGTCGGCGGCGGCGGCTGGGGCCCGGTGGGCACGCCCACCCTGCTCGCCTCCGGCCGCATGGAGCCCCGCAAGGTCATCGGCTCGATCGACACCGGCGAGTTCCTGGTCGCCCTCGGGGCCAGCCTCGGCTTCCTCGTCTCGCTCAGCTGGAGCCAGGTGCCGCTGACCCTGGTCGTGCTGCTGCTGGCCGGCGGCCTGGTCGCCGCCCCCCTGGCCGCCTGGCTGGTCAAGCACCTGGCCCCCCGCAAGCTCGGGGTGATCGTCGGCGCCGCCATCCTGCTCACCAACGCCCGCACTCTGGCCTCGACCTTCGGCGTCGAGGGGGCCTGGCGGGCCGCCATGTACCTGGCCATCGTGGCCGTGGTCGGCGCCCTGGCCGCCTGGCGCCTGACCCAGTCCCGCCAGCGGCGCCGGGCCAAGGCCCTGGCCGCCGCCCAGCCGCTGCCCGAGCCCGTCGGCGCCTGA
- a CDS encoding HAD-IC family P-type ATPase, with translation MGLSAAEVADRVARGLVNDVPSAPTRTIGQIVRANVLTRFNLLLGSLLAVILVVGPLQDALFGLVIVANTLVGIVQEVRAKQTLDRLEVVNAPRARVVRDGRVAELAVGQVVLDDVLEAAAGDQVVVDGEVLEGAGLEVDESLLTGESETVARQPGDRLLSGSFVAAGSGRYRATKVGREAYAVQLTEEARRFTLASSELRAGVDQILKYVTWALVPTAALLFFSQLRLEHGVRAGLSGAVAGTVAMVPEGLVLLTSVAFAVGVVRLGRRQVLVRELPAVETLARVDVICFDKTGTITAGDLAVQELVAEDDPAGVAAAAALGALAAADPNPNATLRAIAQAFPPPDGWRPEAAVPFSSARKWSGASFAGHGAFLLGAPEVLLAPGDGHAELLRRAERIAVQGRRVLLLAAADGPLDGERVPAALAPRAMVVIGDRVRGDAAATVAWFADEGVQVKVVSGDHPRTVGAIAGQVGIAGADHPVDARTLPEDPAELAGLVEARSVFGRVVPHQKRAMVEALGARGHVVAMTGDGVNDVLALKDADLGIAMGGGSAASRAVAELVLMDGRFATLPAVMAEGRRVIANIERVAKVFVTKTVYATLLALAVGLAGLAFPFLPRHLTLVSSLTIGIPGFFLALEPSTQRSSPGFVRRTLTFAVPAGLAAAAGTLIAYQVADVANVPQDQARTTATLALAGLGLVVLALAARPLNRPRGLLLAAMAGAFTVVLLVPFLRVFFALDLPPLPVAAAALVLDVVLGGLLTLVVLRLRA, from the coding sequence GTGGGCCTGAGCGCGGCCGAGGTGGCCGACCGGGTGGCCCGCGGGCTGGTGAACGACGTGCCCAGCGCCCCCACCCGGACCATCGGCCAGATCGTCCGGGCCAACGTGCTGACCCGCTTCAACCTGCTGCTGGGCTCGCTGCTGGCCGTGATCCTGGTCGTCGGGCCGCTCCAGGACGCCCTGTTCGGGCTCGTGATCGTGGCCAACACCCTCGTCGGGATCGTCCAGGAGGTGCGGGCCAAGCAGACCCTTGACCGCCTCGAGGTGGTCAACGCCCCCCGGGCCCGGGTGGTGCGCGACGGGCGGGTGGCCGAGCTGGCCGTCGGCCAGGTGGTGCTCGACGACGTGCTCGAGGCCGCCGCCGGCGACCAGGTGGTGGTCGACGGCGAGGTGCTGGAGGGGGCCGGGCTGGAGGTCGACGAGTCGCTGCTCACCGGCGAGTCCGAGACGGTGGCCCGCCAGCCCGGCGACCGGCTGCTCTCGGGCAGCTTCGTGGCCGCCGGGAGCGGCCGCTACCGGGCCACCAAGGTCGGCCGGGAGGCGTACGCGGTCCAGCTCACCGAGGAGGCCCGCCGCTTCACCCTGGCCAGCTCCGAGCTGCGGGCCGGGGTCGACCAGATCCTCAAGTACGTCACCTGGGCGCTGGTGCCGACGGCGGCGCTGCTGTTCTTCAGCCAGCTCCGCCTGGAGCACGGGGTCCGGGCCGGGCTCAGCGGGGCCGTGGCCGGCACCGTGGCCATGGTCCCCGAGGGGCTGGTGCTGCTGACCAGCGTCGCCTTCGCCGTCGGGGTGGTGCGCCTGGGCCGGCGCCAGGTGCTGGTGCGCGAGCTGCCGGCGGTCGAGACCCTGGCCAGGGTGGACGTCATCTGCTTCGACAAGACGGGCACGATCACCGCCGGCGACCTGGCCGTGCAGGAGCTGGTCGCCGAAGACGACCCGGCGGGGGTGGCGGCCGCGGCCGCGCTCGGCGCCCTGGCCGCCGCCGACCCCAACCCCAACGCCACCCTGCGGGCCATCGCCCAGGCGTTCCCGCCCCCGGACGGCTGGCGGCCGGAGGCGGCGGTGCCGTTCTCCTCGGCCCGCAAGTGGAGCGGGGCCAGCTTCGCCGGCCACGGCGCCTTCCTCCTCGGCGCCCCCGAGGTGCTCCTGGCGCCCGGCGACGGCCACGCCGAGCTGCTCCGCCGGGCCGAGCGGATCGCCGTCCAGGGGCGCCGGGTGCTGCTCCTGGCCGCCGCGGACGGGCCCCTGGACGGCGAGCGGGTCCCGGCGGCGCTGGCGCCGCGGGCCATGGTGGTGATCGGCGACCGGGTCCGCGGCGACGCCGCCGCGACCGTGGCCTGGTTCGCCGACGAGGGGGTCCAGGTCAAGGTCGTCTCCGGCGACCACCCGCGGACCGTCGGGGCGATCGCCGGCCAGGTCGGCATCGCCGGCGCCGACCACCCGGTGGACGCCCGGACCCTGCCCGAGGACCCGGCCGAGCTGGCCGGGCTGGTGGAGGCCCGCTCGGTGTTCGGGCGGGTCGTGCCCCACCAGAAGCGGGCCATGGTCGAGGCCCTCGGCGCCCGCGGCCACGTGGTCGCCATGACCGGCGACGGGGTCAACGACGTCCTCGCCCTCAAGGACGCCGACCTGGGCATCGCCATGGGCGGGGGCAGCGCCGCCTCGCGGGCCGTGGCCGAGCTGGTCCTGATGGACGGCCGCTTCGCCACCCTGCCGGCGGTGATGGCCGAGGGCCGCCGGGTGATCGCCAACATCGAGCGGGTGGCCAAGGTGTTCGTCACCAAGACCGTCTACGCCACCCTCCTCGCCCTGGCCGTCGGCCTGGCCGGCCTGGCCTTCCCGTTCCTGCCCCGGCACCTCACCCTGGTGTCGAGCTTGACCATCGGCATCCCCGGCTTCTTCCTGGCCCTTGAGCCCTCCACCCAGCGCTCCTCCCCGGGCTTCGTCCGCCGCACCCTGACCTTCGCCGTCCCGGCCGGCCTGGCCGCCGCCGCCGGCACCCTGATCGCCTACCAGGTCGCCGACGTGGCCAACGTCCCTCAGGACCAGGCCCGCACCACCGCCACCCTGGCCCTGGCCGGCCTCGGCCTGGTCGTCCTGGCCCTCGCCGCCCGCCCCCTCAACCGTCCCCGCGGCCTGCTCCTGGCCGCCATGGCCGGCGCCTTCACCGTCGTCTTGCTCGTCCCCTTCCTCCGCGTCTTCTTCGCCCTCGACCTGCCGCCGCTGCCGGTGGCCGCGGCCGCCCTGGTCCTGGACGTCGTCCTCGGCGGCCTGCTGACCCTGGTCGTGCTCCGCCTGCGGGCCTGA